From Pseudorca crassidens isolate mPseCra1 chromosome 15, mPseCra1.hap1, whole genome shotgun sequence, one genomic window encodes:
- the LOC137206524 gene encoding collagen alpha-1(I) chain-like yields the protein MGLPGVGVCRPLSRPESPGRPPPPAWLPPPAPRSPGLASLPPLRPPKRQTFPPGRPAGPPAAPVRPRGAVHLASPPGVRVPHACRRAERAPSGGEEGPAGPASRPPKRVCPGPVLYLRGRKTQLT from the coding sequence ATGGGTCTGCCCGGGGTGGGCGTGTGCCGGCCGCTGAGCCGCCCGGAGTCCCCGGGCCGCCCACCGCCCCCCGCGTGGCTGCCACCTCCCGCCCCTCGGAGCCCCGGGCtcgcctccctgcccccactgcgcCCCCCAAAGAGACAAACTTTCCCACCCGGGCGTCCCGCCGGCCCGCCCGCCGCGCCGGTCCGTCCTCGCGGGGCCGTCCACCTGGCTAGTCCACCGGGTGTCCGAGTTCCCCACGCCTGCCGCCGGGCGGAGCGGGCACCCtcgggaggagaggaggggccgGCCGGCCCGGCGTCGCGTCCCCCAAAGCGCGTGTGCCCTGGTCCTGTTCTTTATCTTCGGGGCAGGAAGACCCAACTTACCTGA